From Bradyrhizobium sp. NDS-1, the proteins below share one genomic window:
- a CDS encoding ABC transporter ATP-binding protein, giving the protein MLEISKVDKVYQSRGKPPVHAVRALDMEVGKGEIVALLGSSGCGKTSTLRMIAGFESVTLGAITLGRRRIDQLPPAKRRVAMAFEGYSLYPPLTVRENIAFALKAQQLSYAEVTRRVEAIAQLVEIADILDSYPRSISGGQQQRVSLARALVRDADLYLLDEPMGQLEPQLRAVLRGRIKGLLAERGMTAIFVTHDQTEASALADRIAVMEDGVLQQFAGERELKDHPANLFVASFIGEPPMNLLETEVAQADGGFRLSIGVDLAFSLAAQTLDAAAGRALAQSTRLRVGIRPQKIAVGSGDVRVRVVSNQWLGDQSHVAGECDGRLLIAVTPNKITARPGDILPFALEARHLHLFGADGNCIHHAEAARP; this is encoded by the coding sequence GGAGAGATCGTCGCGCTGCTGGGCTCGTCGGGCTGCGGCAAGACCTCGACCTTGCGGATGATCGCGGGCTTCGAGAGTGTTACCTTGGGGGCGATCACGCTCGGCCGGCGCCGGATCGACCAATTGCCGCCGGCGAAGCGCAGGGTGGCGATGGCCTTCGAAGGCTATTCGCTCTATCCGCCGCTCACTGTGCGCGAGAACATCGCCTTCGCCCTGAAGGCGCAGCAGCTCTCGTATGCCGAGGTGACCCGGCGTGTCGAGGCGATCGCGCAGCTGGTTGAGATCGCCGATATCCTGGACAGCTATCCGCGCTCGATTTCCGGAGGGCAGCAGCAGCGTGTCTCGCTGGCGCGCGCCCTGGTGCGCGATGCCGATCTGTATCTGCTGGATGAGCCGATGGGCCAGCTCGAGCCGCAGCTGCGCGCGGTGCTGCGCGGACGGATCAAAGGCTTGCTTGCCGAGCGCGGCATGACGGCGATCTTCGTCACCCACGATCAGACCGAGGCGAGCGCGCTTGCCGACCGCATCGCGGTGATGGAGGATGGCGTGCTCCAGCAGTTCGCCGGCGAACGGGAGTTGAAGGATCATCCGGCGAACCTGTTCGTTGCGAGCTTCATCGGCGAGCCGCCGATGAACCTGCTCGAGACCGAGGTGGCGCAGGCCGATGGCGGTTTTCGTCTCTCGATCGGGGTGGATCTCGCGTTCAGCTTGGCAGCGCAAACGCTCGATGCTGCCGCCGGCCGCGCGCTCGCGCAGAGCACGCGCCTGCGCGTCGGCATAAGACCGCAGAAGATCGCCGTCGGCAGCGGCGATGTGCGCGTGCGCGTCGTCTCCAACCAGTGGCTGGGCGACCAGTCGCATGTCGCAGGCGAATGCGACGGCCGCCTCCTCATCGCGGTGACGCCGAACAAGATCACAGCGCGGCCCGGGGACATCCTGCCGTTCGCGCTGGAGGCACGGCATCTTCATTTGTTCGGCGCCGACGGCAACTGCATTCACCATGCGGAGGCAGCCCGACCATGA